A genomic window from Cloacibacillus evryensis DSM 19522 includes:
- the gyrA gene encoding DNA gyrase subunit A, giving the protein MDHNSKQSNLFEINKVIPLPLEEEIKQSYLNYAMSVIVGRALPDARDGLKPVQRRILFAMMELGVRHNQAFKKSARIVGETMGKYHPHGDAAIYDTMARLSQDFSMRYQLVEGQGNFGSIDGDPPAAMRYTEARLHALGEEMLTDINEETVDWGPNFDESLEEPLVLPSRVPNLLVNGSTGIAVGMATNMPPHNLGEAVDVCCAILDNPEVELGELMGLMPGPDFPTGGIILGREGIIDAYRTGRGKLVVRGRVDIEDGRKGKRSIIITEIPYMVNKTNFIETIAKGVQSGLIDGISDLRDESDRNGMRIVVELQRDADPNLVLRQLYTRTQLQSTFGVINLAIVNGETRELPLKELVQIFLDHRREVVRRRTEFRLRKAEDRRHIVEGLLRALDVIDQVIHIIRSSDTAATARNNLIEELGFTEIQAQAILDMRLQRLTGLEREKLDTELAQLLMDIERYDSILSSQLILDSVVKDELMEIRRNYSDKRRTDIENAVGEVADEDLIPEEDIVVALSRDGYIRRMPLQDYRVQQRGGKGVKGVATKAEDEIAIIATTTTHRTLYLFTNKGRVFGVRGFSLPEPKTGKGKLVGTIITLEKEEKVVAIKDSLLGGTKFIFFVTKQGTAKRLPVEELDGLTRAGRRVLGISEGDDISRVRFTSGTDDLLLTTALGQTLRVNEEEFRPLGRQAQGVRGIRLDDGDSVVGCDVVSDGRHVLFISERGIGKRTSYDEFTQHHRAGYGVRAMKLSEKTGDLVGAWGVQDDEEIIVISSKGRMVRIGAQEISTLSRTATGYMIVTLDEGDTVADISIVRKDDDEE; this is encoded by the coding sequence ATGGATCACAACTCAAAGCAGAGCAACCTATTTGAAATCAATAAGGTTATACCTCTGCCGCTGGAAGAAGAGATAAAGCAAAGTTATCTTAATTACGCGATGAGCGTCATCGTGGGGCGCGCCCTTCCCGACGCGCGCGACGGACTGAAACCCGTGCAGAGAAGGATACTTTTCGCGATGATGGAGCTTGGCGTGCGTCATAACCAGGCCTTCAAGAAATCGGCGCGTATCGTCGGCGAAACGATGGGTAAGTACCACCCGCACGGCGACGCGGCGATATACGATACGATGGCCCGCCTCTCGCAGGATTTCAGCATGCGTTACCAGCTCGTCGAAGGTCAGGGAAACTTTGGCTCGATAGACGGCGATCCCCCCGCGGCGATGCGTTACACGGAGGCGCGCCTCCACGCCCTCGGCGAGGAGATGCTGACCGACATCAATGAGGAGACGGTCGACTGGGGGCCGAACTTTGACGAATCGCTCGAAGAGCCTCTCGTCCTGCCCTCGCGCGTTCCAAATCTGCTGGTAAACGGCAGCACCGGCATCGCCGTCGGCATGGCGACCAATATGCCGCCGCACAACCTCGGCGAGGCGGTGGATGTCTGCTGCGCGATCCTCGACAATCCCGAGGTCGAGCTTGGCGAGCTTATGGGGCTTATGCCAGGGCCGGATTTTCCGACTGGCGGCATAATTCTCGGACGCGAGGGGATAATCGACGCCTACCGCACGGGACGCGGAAAGCTCGTCGTCCGCGGGCGCGTAGACATCGAGGATGGCCGCAAGGGAAAACGTTCGATCATCATTACCGAGATACCATACATGGTCAACAAGACCAATTTCATAGAGACGATCGCGAAGGGTGTGCAGAGCGGCCTTATCGACGGCATCTCCGACCTCAGGGACGAGTCTGACCGCAACGGTATGCGCATCGTCGTGGAGCTCCAGCGCGACGCCGATCCGAACCTCGTGCTGCGCCAGCTCTACACGCGCACACAGCTGCAGAGCACCTTCGGGGTGATAAACCTCGCCATTGTCAACGGAGAGACGAGGGAGCTGCCGCTCAAAGAGCTGGTGCAGATATTCCTCGATCACCGCCGCGAGGTAGTGCGCCGGCGCACCGAGTTCCGCCTCCGCAAGGCGGAGGACCGCCGCCACATCGTCGAAGGCCTGCTCCGCGCCCTGGACGTCATCGACCAGGTCATCCACATTATCAGAAGTTCGGACACCGCGGCGACGGCGAGGAACAACCTCATCGAGGAGCTTGGCTTCACCGAGATCCAGGCGCAGGCGATACTTGACATGCGCCTCCAGCGCCTGACCGGGCTGGAGCGCGAGAAGCTCGATACGGAGCTGGCCCAGCTGCTGATGGACATAGAGCGTTACGACAGCATCCTCTCAAGCCAGCTGATCCTTGACTCCGTCGTCAAAGACGAACTGATGGAGATAAGAAGGAACTACAGCGACAAGCGCCGCACCGACATTGAAAACGCGGTCGGCGAGGTCGCGGACGAAGACCTGATCCCCGAAGAGGATATCGTCGTCGCCCTCTCCCGCGACGGATACATCCGCCGTATGCCGCTGCAGGACTACCGGGTGCAGCAGCGCGGCGGCAAGGGCGTCAAGGGGGTCGCGACGAAGGCCGAGGACGAAATAGCGATAATCGCCACCACCACGACGCACAGGACGCTCTACCTCTTCACGAACAAGGGGCGCGTCTTCGGCGTGCGCGGCTTCTCGCTGCCGGAGCCTAAGACGGGCAAGGGAAAGCTTGTGGGAACGATAATCACCCTTGAAAAAGAGGAGAAGGTCGTCGCGATAAAGGACAGCCTGCTCGGCGGGACGAAATTCATCTTCTTCGTCACGAAGCAGGGAACGGCGAAGAGACTGCCCGTAGAGGAGCTTGACGGCCTGACCAGGGCCGGCCGCCGCGTGCTTGGCATCTCCGAGGGCGACGACATTTCGCGTGTACGCTTCACGAGCGGCACGGACGACCTGCTGCTCACCACGGCGCTGGGGCAGACGCTGCGCGTCAACGAAGAGGAGTTCCGTCCGCTCGGCCGTCAGGCGCAGGGCGTGCGCGGCATCCGCCTTGACGACGGTGACAGCGTGGTCGGCTGCGACGTCGTAAGCGACGGCCGCCATGTGCTTTTTATCAGCGAGCGCGGGATAGGCAAACGCACCTCGTATGACGAATTCACCCAGCATCATCGCGCCGGTTACGGCGTGCGCGCGATGAAGCTTTCGGAAAAGACCGGCGACCTCGTCGGCGCCTGGGGCGTCCAGGACGACGAGGAGATCATCGTGATCAGCAGCAAGGGGCGCATGGTGCGCATCGGCGCTCAAGAGATATCGACGCTCTCCCGCACGGCCACCGGATACATGATCGTAACGCTCGACGAGGGCGATACTGTGGCGGATATCAGCATCGTCCGCAAAGACGACGACGAGGAATAG
- a CDS encoding phosphatidylserine decarboxylase: protein MKLARDGYPTIAALIFMTAGGGLISPWISACLFVPLCIVVWFFRDPERAPERALADGDFLSPADGKVVEIEESEHEYVGRAVKIGIFMNAFSVHVNRFPTDGTVKYIKYVPGKKWFAFAPKASEINERLYVGAESDHGRFLLVQIAGILARRIVRRVRMDDIVPIGGRYGMIKMGSKVDIYLPPEIMPNVKIGDKVFAGHSIIGVLKK from the coding sequence ATGAAGCTTGCCCGCGACGGTTATCCGACGATAGCGGCGCTCATCTTTATGACGGCGGGGGGAGGGCTCATCTCTCCCTGGATATCCGCCTGCCTTTTCGTTCCCCTCTGCATAGTCGTCTGGTTCTTCCGCGACCCCGAGCGCGCCCCCGAGCGCGCCCTCGCGGACGGAGACTTTCTCAGCCCGGCGGACGGCAAGGTCGTCGAGATCGAGGAATCCGAACACGAATATGTCGGGCGCGCGGTAAAGATCGGCATATTCATGAATGCTTTCAGCGTTCATGTCAACCGTTTTCCGACCGACGGCACGGTAAAGTACATAAAATACGTCCCCGGCAAGAAATGGTTCGCCTTCGCCCCGAAGGCCTCGGAGATAAATGAGCGTTTATACGTAGGGGCGGAATCGGATCACGGCCGCTTTCTGCTCGTGCAGATTGCGGGTATACTCGCGAGAAGGATAGTTCGGCGGGTCCGCATGGACGATATAGTGCCAATCGGCGGCAGATATGGTATGATAAAGATGGGGTCGAAGGTCGACATATACCTTCCCCCGGAAATTATGCCTAATGTCAAGATCGGCGACAAGGTGTTCGCGGGGCACAGTATAATAGGAGTGTTAAAAAAATGA
- the lat gene encoding L-lysine 6-transaminase produces MPSNCSVAPKDVFSTIEKLLLRDGFDIVIDMEQSKGSHIVDSASGAKWLDFYTFFASSPFGMNHPKLDNPEFKEKIFRAAINKVANSDIYTQEMAEFIKTFGEVAVPEGYNHVFFIDYGTLAVENTFKVAMDWKVQKLLQKGKVTPGEAYNGRKGTKIMHFNEAFHGRSGYTLSVTNTNDPNKHQRFAKFTDWPRIINPKISFPLEDHIGEVEWLEAQAIKQIKQVLMDDPDGVAAVIIETIQGEGGDNHFRTEFFQKLRQICDENEMLLIFDEVQCGMGITGKMWAWEHHAPVKPDLFSFGKKAQICGLIAGPRVDEVKDNCFKVSSRINSTWGGTVVDMVRAQKYLEIYRDEKVLDYVSNVAGPALYAGLKELESEFPGYIRNVRGKGLMCAYDICCPELRDKFLKECHKNNMLILGCGSNTVRFRPALNVPLEDLQLGIDISRKAAQAVFKK; encoded by the coding sequence CATCGATATGGAACAGTCAAAGGGAAGCCATATCGTAGACTCCGCGTCAGGGGCCAAGTGGCTGGACTTCTACACATTCTTCGCGTCGTCCCCCTTCGGGATGAATCACCCGAAACTCGACAATCCCGAATTCAAAGAGAAGATATTCCGCGCAGCCATCAACAAGGTTGCCAACTCGGACATCTATACGCAGGAAATGGCTGAATTCATCAAAACTTTCGGTGAAGTTGCCGTCCCCGAAGGCTACAACCACGTGTTCTTTATCGACTACGGCACGCTCGCGGTCGAAAATACATTCAAGGTAGCGATGGACTGGAAAGTCCAGAAGCTCCTGCAGAAGGGCAAAGTCACCCCCGGCGAAGCCTACAACGGACGCAAGGGCACGAAGATCATGCACTTCAACGAAGCCTTCCACGGCCGCAGCGGCTATACCCTTTCCGTCACGAACACCAACGACCCGAACAAGCACCAGCGCTTCGCCAAGTTCACCGACTGGCCGCGCATCATCAACCCGAAGATCTCCTTCCCGCTTGAAGACCATATCGGAGAGGTCGAGTGGCTCGAGGCCCAGGCCATCAAGCAGATCAAACAGGTGCTGATGGACGATCCCGACGGAGTCGCGGCGGTCATCATCGAAACGATACAGGGCGAGGGCGGAGACAACCACTTCCGCACCGAGTTCTTCCAGAAGCTGCGCCAGATCTGCGACGAAAACGAAATGCTGCTCATCTTCGACGAAGTACAGTGCGGCATGGGCATCACCGGCAAAATGTGGGCCTGGGAACATCATGCGCCCGTCAAGCCGGACCTCTTCTCCTTCGGCAAAAAGGCGCAGATCTGCGGACTCATCGCCGGCCCGCGCGTCGACGAAGTGAAAGACAACTGCTTCAAGGTATCGAGCCGCATCAACTCGACCTGGGGCGGCACCGTCGTTGACATGGTCCGCGCTCAGAAATACCTTGAGATCTACCGCGACGAAAAAGTCCTTGACTACGTCAGCAACGTCGCCGGCCCCGCGCTCTACGCCGGACTCAAAGAGCTCGAGTCCGAATTCCCCGGATACATCCGCAACGTCCGCGGCAAGGGGCTTATGTGCGCCTACGACATCTGCTGCCCGGAACTCCGCGACAAGTTCCTCAAAGAGTGCCACAAAAACAACATGCTCATCCTTGGCTGCGGCAGCAACACCGTCCGCTTCCGTCCGGCGCTCAACGTTCCCCTCGAAGACCTGCAGCTCGGCATCGATATATCCCGCAAAGCCGCCCAGGCCGTATTCAAGAAGTAA
- a CDS encoding carbamoyl phosphate synthase small subunit has protein sequence MKNRVYLTLSDGSVWPGRGHIEAPVEGEVVFTTASCGYPQTLTDPSYNGQIVIFAFPPIGIYGVDKENLEGRRVWVRAALMTGLDETEEGRFESLTSWMAENGRPLISDIDTRQLILKIRECGSMMGRIDLEPHVPGLEELPDTLVSEVSCREMETYGGGELTVALMDYGVKENIIRGMVRRGCRVIRFPHNTRASEVLASGADGILLSNGPGDPSVLDFEAGEIAGMLPCGRPLLGVCLGNQLLARSCGAKTKKLPFGHRGANQPVLECSTGRGILTSQNHQYAVDGDTLAGTDLEVAYSHLGDGTVEGLRHKRFDALSVQFHPEASPGPEDASYIFDNFITRMRAAKGR, from the coding sequence ATGAAGAACAGAGTTTACTTGACGCTGAGCGACGGCTCGGTATGGCCCGGAAGGGGGCATATCGAGGCACCCGTGGAGGGAGAAGTCGTCTTTACCACGGCCTCCTGCGGTTATCCGCAGACTTTGACGGACCCCTCTTACAACGGACAGATCGTCATCTTCGCATTTCCGCCCATCGGCATCTACGGAGTGGATAAAGAAAATCTTGAGGGGCGGCGCGTGTGGGTGCGCGCGGCTCTTATGACCGGCCTTGACGAGACGGAGGAGGGACGTTTTGAAAGCCTGACCTCCTGGATGGCGGAAAACGGACGCCCGCTTATCTCCGATATAGACACGCGCCAACTGATATTAAAGATACGCGAATGCGGTTCGATGATGGGCCGCATCGACCTCGAACCGCATGTTCCGGGGCTGGAAGAGCTGCCGGATACGCTGGTTTCCGAGGTCTCCTGCCGCGAAATGGAGACATACGGCGGCGGGGAACTGACCGTCGCGCTGATGGACTACGGCGTCAAAGAAAATATTATTCGCGGCATGGTGCGCCGCGGCTGCCGCGTGATACGTTTCCCGCATAACACGCGCGCTTCCGAGGTGCTGGCCTCCGGCGCCGACGGGATATTGCTGAGCAACGGGCCGGGAGACCCCTCCGTGCTAGATTTCGAGGCGGGCGAGATCGCCGGGATGCTTCCCTGCGGCAGGCCGCTGCTTGGAGTATGCCTCGGCAATCAGCTTCTCGCGCGCTCCTGCGGGGCGAAGACAAAAAAACTCCCCTTCGGCCATCGCGGGGCAAACCAGCCCGTGCTCGAATGTTCCACGGGGCGCGGTATCCTCACCAGCCAGAACCATCAGTACGCCGTGGACGGCGATACGCTTGCGGGGACGGACCTTGAGGTGGCCTACAGCCACCTGGGGGACGGCACGGTCGAGGGGCTGCGCCACAAGCGTTTCGACGCGCTCTCCGTGCAGTTTCATCCCGAGGCCTCGCCCGGCCCGGAGGACGCCTCCTACATTTTCGACAACTTCATAACCCGTATGCGGGCCGCTAAAGGGAGATAG
- the pssA gene encoding CDP-diacylglycerol--serine O-phosphatidyltransferase, which produces MRRVDRRVKNIPIKTIIPNMITSGSVFCGVSSLILTAHERFIPAALLICFAVFFDVMDGRVARSLGGSSAFGEELDSLADAISFGVAPAFLIYNAYVGVESGIWGPLTASFFALCGVLRLARFNVTHVPAGPFQGLPIPAGGLALASIVIARLPITPLVAMSAMCFVGALMVSSVPYCNAKKLKKSNVSRAKLYGLMTFIALCFFILREKAFLAMAVMYIISGLVKFDGAEWIMLHAEDERSAHEKD; this is translated from the coding sequence ATGAGAAGAGTAGACAGAAGAGTGAAGAATATCCCCATAAAAACGATAATTCCGAATATGATAACGAGCGGCAGCGTCTTCTGCGGAGTGTCGTCGCTGATACTTACCGCCCATGAACGCTTTATCCCCGCTGCTCTTCTGATCTGTTTCGCGGTATTTTTCGACGTGATGGACGGCCGTGTCGCGCGCAGCCTCGGCGGCAGCAGCGCTTTCGGCGAGGAGCTCGACAGCCTCGCGGACGCGATCAGTTTCGGCGTCGCCCCCGCTTTCCTCATCTACAACGCCTACGTCGGCGTCGAGAGCGGCATCTGGGGACCGCTGACCGCCTCTTTTTTCGCGCTCTGCGGCGTTCTGCGCCTCGCGCGCTTCAACGTCACGCACGTGCCGGCCGGCCCGTTCCAGGGTCTTCCGATACCTGCCGGCGGCCTCGCGCTGGCCTCTATCGTCATCGCCCGCCTGCCGATAACGCCGCTGGTCGCGATGTCGGCGATGTGCTTCGTCGGCGCGCTGATGGTGAGCTCGGTGCCGTACTGCAACGCCAAGAAACTCAAGAAATCGAATGTCAGCCGCGCCAAACTTTACGGACTCATGACATTTATCGCCCTCTGCTTCTTTATTTTGAGAGAAAAGGCTTTTCTTGCCATGGCGGTAATGTATATAATAAGCGGGTTGGTGAAGTTTGACGGAGCGGAGTGGATAATGCTTCACGCTGAGGACGAGCGTTCGGCTCACGAGAAAGACTGA
- the carB gene encoding carbamoyl-phosphate synthase large subunit, translated as MRDTTIKKVLVLGSGPIKIGQAAEFDYAGTQACRALKEEGCSVILLNSNPATIQTDNSVADFVYIRPLLPYVVENILREHRPDGVVATLGGQTGLNLCMECEKLGMWRRYKCRVLGTQPEAIERAEAREPFRRAMIEANQPIIASRGISSVAEAQEFALRTPLPLILRPDFTLGGSGNSVVRDIESFVVQTEDALTASPVGRALIERYLEGWHEIEVEVVRDNAGNSLAVCSMENIDPMGVHTGDSIVVSPVLTLTDKEWQMIRTAALRIVDVLDIRGACNVQFALAPDGGEYYVIEVNPRASRSSALASKATGYPIARMAAKIALGLNLTEMANPVTGAGSALSEPALDYVAVKVPSWPFDTFPQADPSLGPRMKATGEVLALAANFAQGLVKAYRSLARGRTLPDRKLRAWETRRLWEQVNTPTNLRLEAITELLRRSSATVEEMARRTHIRRYFIEQLNAIQLAEKYLEEDGAVNGNIVSAAKKGFSAGQIALAADISREEVLRRLEEEDYSTGYREVDGCAGEFPSGSGYYYGVAGVKDDPYERHSGGIAVIGSGAIRIAQGVEFDYCCVKAVEALRRRGIRAIMMNVNPETVSTDHDISDALYLEPLTVDDALPVLKREEAAGVFACFGGQTSLRLGLDLAQEGIKLFGPGAEVIDAAEDRGKFSRLLTKIGVPEPEGVDVASVEEAKEVGRRLGYPLMVRPSFVIGGVAMKVVYGEQALVEVLREAFEAVPGQKVMVDQFLAGREFECDAVCDGEDVLIPGIFEHIDPSGIHSGDSIAVFPSYSLTKEQQGQVLDFVKVISKELDVHGLLNIQFVLRGGVFWIIEANPRASRTVPIVSKISKLPVIDMAVGIALGERLRDMPYGTGLYPETGQWSVKVPVFSNDKLPGLDPKLGPRMMSTGESLGVADNLADAIMDGLKGSGWLPPATGRILMSIADSEKAEAMPVASQYKMLGWEIDATEGTAAYLKKWGIEVNRVERAELVRRLRGGEWDLVLNIPGGNERHMADGAMIRKQACSAGTPCLHSIAAAWAVAAGLNSR; from the coding sequence ATGAGAGATACGACGATAAAAAAGGTTCTTGTTCTTGGTTCCGGGCCGATAAAGATCGGCCAGGCCGCGGAGTTCGACTATGCGGGCACGCAGGCCTGCCGCGCCCTCAAGGAAGAGGGCTGCAGCGTAATACTGCTCAACAGCAACCCCGCGACGATACAGACGGATAATTCCGTTGCCGACTTCGTCTACATCCGGCCGCTCCTTCCCTACGTGGTGGAGAACATCCTCCGCGAGCACCGTCCCGACGGCGTCGTCGCGACGCTAGGCGGCCAGACGGGCCTCAACCTCTGTATGGAATGCGAAAAGCTCGGCATGTGGCGGCGCTATAAATGCCGCGTCCTTGGCACGCAGCCGGAGGCGATCGAACGCGCGGAGGCGCGCGAGCCTTTCCGCAGGGCGATGATCGAAGCCAATCAGCCGATCATCGCGAGCCGCGGCATCTCCTCGGTCGCCGAGGCGCAGGAATTTGCGCTGCGCACGCCGCTGCCGCTGATACTGCGCCCCGATTTCACGCTCGGCGGCTCCGGCAATTCGGTGGTGCGCGATATTGAAAGTTTTGTGGTGCAGACGGAGGACGCGCTTACCGCCTCGCCGGTGGGACGGGCCCTCATCGAGCGTTATCTCGAGGGATGGCACGAGATCGAGGTCGAGGTCGTACGCGACAACGCGGGGAACTCCCTCGCGGTCTGCAGCATGGAGAATATCGACCCGATGGGCGTCCACACGGGAGACTCTATCGTCGTCTCGCCTGTGCTCACCCTCACCGATAAAGAATGGCAGATGATCCGCACGGCGGCGCTCAGAATAGTCGACGTGCTTGACATCCGCGGCGCCTGCAACGTGCAATTCGCCCTCGCCCCCGACGGCGGCGAATATTATGTCATCGAGGTCAACCCGCGCGCCAGCCGCTCCAGCGCGCTGGCGAGCAAAGCGACGGGGTACCCGATCGCCCGCATGGCGGCAAAGATCGCCCTCGGCCTCAACCTCACGGAGATGGCCAACCCCGTGACGGGCGCAGGCAGCGCCCTCTCGGAACCGGCGCTCGACTATGTGGCGGTCAAGGTGCCCTCCTGGCCCTTCGACACCTTCCCGCAGGCGGACCCGTCGCTGGGGCCGCGCATGAAGGCCACCGGCGAAGTGCTCGCCCTCGCCGCGAATTTCGCGCAGGGGCTGGTCAAAGCCTACCGCTCGCTCGCGCGGGGCAGGACCCTGCCGGACCGCAAACTGCGCGCGTGGGAGACGCGCCGCCTTTGGGAGCAGGTCAACACGCCGACGAACCTGCGTCTCGAGGCGATTACGGAGCTGCTGCGCCGCAGTTCGGCGACGGTGGAGGAGATGGCCCGCAGGACGCACATCCGCAGATATTTTATCGAGCAGCTCAACGCGATACAGCTGGCGGAAAAGTATCTTGAAGAGGACGGCGCGGTGAACGGCAATATCGTCAGCGCCGCGAAAAAGGGCTTCTCCGCCGGCCAGATAGCGCTCGCCGCCGACATATCCAGAGAAGAGGTGCTGCGGAGGCTTGAGGAAGAAGACTATTCCACCGGTTACCGCGAGGTCGACGGCTGCGCCGGCGAGTTCCCGTCAGGCTCCGGCTATTACTACGGCGTGGCCGGCGTGAAGGACGACCCCTACGAGCGCCACAGCGGCGGCATCGCCGTCATCGGCTCCGGCGCGATACGGATCGCGCAGGGGGTAGAATTTGACTACTGCTGCGTCAAGGCGGTCGAGGCGCTGCGCCGCCGCGGCATCCGCGCGATCATGATGAACGTGAACCCCGAGACGGTGAGCACCGACCATGACATATCGGACGCCCTCTACCTCGAACCTCTGACCGTGGACGACGCGCTGCCGGTGCTGAAACGCGAGGAGGCGGCGGGAGTCTTTGCCTGCTTCGGCGGGCAGACCTCCCTGCGCCTCGGCCTCGATCTCGCGCAGGAGGGGATAAAACTCTTCGGCCCCGGGGCCGAGGTGATAGACGCGGCCGAGGACCGCGGAAAATTTTCGCGGCTGCTCACCAAAATAGGCGTGCCCGAGCCGGAGGGAGTCGACGTCGCCTCCGTCGAGGAGGCGAAGGAGGTCGGACGCCGGCTCGGCTATCCGCTGATGGTGCGTCCGAGCTTCGTCATCGGCGGCGTCGCGATGAAGGTCGTCTACGGCGAACAGGCACTGGTCGAGGTCCTGCGGGAGGCCTTCGAGGCGGTCCCCGGACAAAAGGTGATGGTGGATCAGTTCCTCGCGGGGCGCGAATTTGAATGCGACGCCGTCTGCGACGGCGAAGATGTCCTCATCCCCGGGATATTCGAGCACATAGACCCCTCGGGGATACATTCGGGCGATTCGATCGCCGTTTTCCCCAGCTATTCGCTTACAAAGGAGCAGCAGGGGCAGGTGCTGGACTTTGTCAAGGTGATATCGAAGGAGCTCGACGTTCACGGGCTTCTGAATATCCAGTTCGTGCTGCGCGGCGGCGTCTTCTGGATCATAGAGGCCAATCCGCGCGCGAGCCGCACCGTGCCGATCGTCAGCAAGATATCGAAACTCCCTGTCATCGACATGGCGGTGGGCATCGCTCTGGGCGAGAGGCTACGCGATATGCCGTACGGCACGGGGCTCTATCCCGAGACGGGGCAGTGGAGCGTCAAGGTGCCGGTATTCTCCAACGATAAACTCCCCGGGCTGGACCCCAAGCTCGGGCCGAGGATGATGTCCACCGGCGAGAGCCTGGGCGTCGCGGACAACCTTGCCGACGCGATAATGGACGGACTTAAGGGCTCCGGCTGGCTGCCGCCGGCGACTGGACGCATACTGATGAGCATCGCGGACAGCGAGAAGGCGGAGGCTATGCCCGTCGCCTCGCAGTACAAGATGCTCGGCTGGGAGATAGACGCGACGGAGGGTACCGCGGCCTACCTGAAAAAGTGGGGCATCGAGGTGAACCGCGTCGAGCGCGCGGAGCTTGTGCGCCGCCTACGCGGCGGCGAGTGGGACCTCGTGCTGAATATTCCCGGCGGCAACGAGCGCCACATGGCGGACGGCGCGATGATAAGGAAGCAGGCCTGCTCCGCGGGAACGCCCTGTCTGCACTCGATAGCCGCCGCCTGGGCCGTGGCGGCGGGGCTGAACAGCCGCTGA
- a CDS encoding DNA-deoxyinosine glycosylase: MIGKKGRVSQKMKYSFGPVINDSSRTLILGSLPGEKSLAMSSYYAHPQNHFWKILYRVFGETMPDSFQERYDFILRRRLALWDTIKCARRAGSLDGKIRDEEPNDVPSLLALHPNISLILFNGACAFAKYKKYFGEPARHYRRMLSTSPACAGRNDERYRMWEEALRQGTGR; this comes from the coding sequence ATGATAGGCAAGAAGGGAAGGGTATCGCAAAAAATGAAGTACAGCTTCGGTCCGGTTATAAACGACAGCTCGCGCACGCTGATACTGGGTTCGCTGCCGGGAGAAAAATCGCTGGCGATGAGCAGCTACTACGCGCATCCGCAAAACCATTTCTGGAAGATACTTTACCGTGTATTCGGAGAGACGATGCCGGACTCCTTTCAGGAACGCTACGATTTTATCCTGCGCCGCCGCCTCGCGTTATGGGATACGATAAAATGCGCGCGCCGCGCCGGCAGTCTCGACGGAAAAATCAGAGACGAGGAGCCGAACGACGTCCCCTCGCTGCTCGCGCTTCATCCCAACATTTCTCTGATCCTCTTCAACGGCGCCTGCGCGTTTGCAAAATACAAAAAATATTTCGGCGAACCGGCCCGCCACTACCGCCGAATGCTCTCCACCAGCCCGGCCTGCGCCGGAAGGAACGACGAGCGCTACCGGATGTGGGAGGAGGCGCTGCGGCAGGGAACCGGCCGCTGA
- a CDS encoding Lrp/AsnC family transcriptional regulator, with protein MLSSKLLDDIGRQILRILQEDGRISFNELGRRVGLSSPAVAERVRRMEEAGIILGYRAVVDQSRVGYPIMAFIRLSIPVSFLAQADELAKAIPEVLECHHLTGSDGVILKVVVSSVGHLEEVISQMGSCGMTTTAIVLSSPVVSRPIDPIKQQTPPPAV; from the coding sequence ATGTTGAGCAGTAAGCTGCTTGATGATATTGGAAGACAGATCCTGAGAATACTTCAGGAAGACGGCAGAATATCTTTTAACGAACTTGGCAGAAGGGTAGGCCTCTCTTCACCTGCGGTCGCGGAACGTGTGCGGCGTATGGAGGAGGCCGGCATCATCCTCGGCTATCGCGCGGTGGTCGATCAGTCGCGTGTGGGCTATCCGATAATGGCGTTTATCCGTCTCTCCATTCCGGTATCGTTCCTCGCCCAGGCCGACGAGTTGGCGAAGGCCATCCCGGAGGTGCTTGAATGCCATCACCTCACGGGGAGCGACGGAGTTATCCTTAAAGTCGTCGTTTCATCGGTCGGACACCTGGAAGAGGTCATCAGCCAGATGGGCAGCTGCGGCATGACGACGACGGCGATCGTCCTCTCGTCCCCGGTGGTATCGCGTCCCATCGATCCCATCAAACAGCAGACCCCGCCCCCCGCGGTCTAG